The following are encoded in a window of Amphibacillus xylanus NBRC 15112 genomic DNA:
- a CDS encoding isoprenyl transferase, with translation MAIKLPFIKSKQAKQSPEISTENTPKHIAIIMDGNGRWAKNRGLVRVAGHKEGLSSLMKIVKAAVKYEVEILTLYAFSTENWKRPKSEVEFILRLPKEFLEIYLPDLIANNVRINVIGDMEKLPEYTREAVQYAIDRTQNNDGLQVNFALNYGGRHEIIQAMKEMYTDLLDTKLTIDKIDEQRFSNYLYTAQMPEPDLLIRTGGEKRLSNFLLWQLAYTEFWFTDVLWPDFQEADFSLAIDHFQQRNRRYGGLSN, from the coding sequence ATGGCTATTAAACTGCCTTTTATAAAAAGTAAGCAAGCAAAACAATCGCCCGAAATTTCTACAGAGAATACGCCAAAACATATTGCAATTATAATGGACGGGAATGGGCGTTGGGCGAAAAACAGAGGACTCGTACGGGTTGCTGGTCATAAAGAGGGTCTATCTTCACTGATGAAAATTGTAAAGGCAGCGGTGAAATATGAGGTGGAAATATTAACTCTTTACGCCTTTTCTACGGAGAATTGGAAACGTCCCAAGTCAGAGGTGGAATTTATCTTGAGGCTACCAAAAGAATTTCTAGAAATCTATTTACCTGATTTGATAGCTAACAATGTGCGTATTAATGTTATTGGAGATATGGAAAAACTACCTGAATATACACGAGAAGCTGTTCAATATGCAATTGATCGTACCCAAAACAATGATGGCTTACAAGTAAACTTTGCGCTCAATTACGGTGGGAGACATGAAATTATACAGGCAATGAAAGAGATGTATACAGATTTATTAGATACGAAATTAACCATCGATAAAATTGATGAACAGCGTTTTTCAAATTATTTATATACAGCACAGATGCCTGAACCTGATCTTTTGATTCGTACAGGAGGGGAAAAACGGTTAAGCAATTTCTTGCTTTGGCAATTGGCTTACACTGAGTTTTGGTTTACAGATGTATTGTGGCCAGATTTTCAAGAAGCGGATTTTTCACTTGCAATTGATCATTTCCAACAACGAAACCGGAGATACGGTGGGTTATCTAATTAA